The Setaria italica strain Yugu1 chromosome IX, Setaria_italica_v2.0, whole genome shotgun sequence genome has a window encoding:
- the LOC101780787 gene encoding anthranilate synthase beta subunit 2, chloroplastic, giving the protein MAYAAHVVAKIQPAASLAATPRSNPRRPSSLRVGALSGSTTVQQKKFVAKSATSVVEGGDAFVGVKQNTRPIIVIDNYDSFTYNLCQYMGEVGANFEVYRNDEITVEEIKKISPRGILISPGPGTPQDSGISLQTVTELGPSIPLFGVCMGLQCIGEAFGGKVVRSPYGVVHGKGSLVHYDEKLDGTLFSGLPNPFQAGRYHSLVIEKGSFPRDALEIVAWTDDGLIMAARHRKYKHIQGVQFHPESIITTEGRFMVKNFIKIIEGYEALNCIP; this is encoded by the exons ATGGCCTACGCCGCACACGTCGTGGCCAAGATCCAGCCTGCCGCCTCCCTCGCAGCGACGCCGCGGTCCAATCCCCGCCGCCCCTCCAGCCTCCGCGTAG GAGCTCTCAGTGGATCCACAACAGTTCAACAGAAAAAATTTGTTGCTAAATCTGCCACCTCTGTGGTGGAAGGTGGTGATGCATTTGTTGGAGTAAAGCAAAATACTAGACCAATCATAGTCATAGACAACTACGATAGCTTCACATACAATCTATGCCAG TACATGGGAGAGGTGGGGGCTAATTTTGAAGTTTATCGCAATGATGAGATCACCGTGGAAGAAATTAAGAA GATTTCTCCTAGAGGAATACTTATCTCCCCAGGCCCTG GCACGCCTCAAGATTCAGGAATATCCTTGCAAACAGTTACAGAGCTTGGACCCTCTATACCCTTGTTTGGGGTTTGCATGGGTTTACAATGCATTGGAGAGGCATTTGGAG GGAAGGTTGTCCGATCTCCTTACGGAGTTGTGCATGGAAAGGGCTCCCTTGTTCATTATGATGAGAAGCTTGATGGAACTCTTTTTTCTGGTCTTCCAAA CCCATTCCAAGCCGGAAGGTACCACAGCCTTGTAATTGAAAAGGGTAGCTTTCCGCGTGATGCCCTGGAAATTGTTGCATGGACAGATGATGGGTTGATCATGGCTGCTCGCCACAGGAAATACAAACATATTCAG GGCGTGCAGTTCCATCCAGAGAGCATCATAACCACTGAAGGGAGGTTCATGGTCAAGAATTTCATCAAGATTATTGAAGGCTATGAAGCATTGAACTGCATTCCATGA
- the LOC101781190 gene encoding UV-B-induced protein At3g17800, chloroplastic isoform X1, translating into MEAAAAAALRSPTAAAAGPSRRPAAPGASSLHFDRRRGFAFGSKQLNSRTKRRSSVVRASWSPSESLPPSSSIAPLRMESPAGQLLSQILHTHPHLLPAAAEQQLQQLQTDREAEKDKDKESGAGEKPAPASGDLVLYRRIAEVKEKERRRALEEILYALVVQKFVEAGVSLVPALSHSIDSSGRVDQWAETVEERLQRLHSPEAYEMIENHLDLILGQRQGDATIAAISKLRVGQVYAASVMYGYFLKRVDQRFQLEKSMKSLPWGSEEEDDALNQVMTTDSMPSTQASSSHPEMASWTSPNFSTGGPSQSIKPCRLRSYVMSFDSDTLQRYATVRSKEAFGIIEKHTEALFGKPEVVITPEGTVDSSKDEHIRISFAGLRRLILEAVTFGSFLWDVESFVDSRYHFVTN; encoded by the exons ATggaggcagcagcagccgcggcGCTCAggtcgcccaccgccgccgccgccggcccctcgcggcggcccgcggcgccgggcgcgaGCTCGCTCCACTTCGACCGGAGGCGCGGCTTCGCCTTCGGCTCCAAG CAGCTCAACTCTAGGACCAAGAGGCGAAGTAGTGTGGTCAGGGCCTCCTGGTCCCCCTCGGAGTCCctgccgccgtcctcgtcgATCGCGCCGCTCAGGATGGAATCGCCGGCGGGGCAGCTCCTCTCGCAGATCCTGCACACGCACCCGCAcctcctgcccgccgccgccgagcagcagctccagcagcTCCAGACCGACCGCGAGGCTGAGAAAGACAAGGACAAGGAGAGCGGTGCAGGTGAGAAGCCGGCTCCAGCAAGTGGCGACCTGGTGCTGTACAG GCGGATTGCTGAAGTAAAGGAAAAGGAGCGGAGAAGGGCCTTGGAGGAGATACTCTACGCACTGGTTGTTCAGAAGTTTGTTGAAGCTGGTGTTTCTTTGGTTCCAGCTCTCTCGCACTCCATTGATTCTTCTGGAAGAGTTGACCAGTGGGCAGAAACTGTGGAAGAAAGGCTTCAGCGTTTGCACTCGCCCGAGGCCTATGAAATGATTGAGAACCATCTTGATCTCATTCTGGGGCAGCGTCAAGGTGATGCCACCATTGCGGCCATAAGTAAGCTTCGAGTTGGCCAAGTCTATGCTGCATCTGTGATGTATGGTTATTTCCTCAAGAGAGTCGATCAGAGATTTCAGCTCGAGAAGTCGATGAAGAGCCTCCCTTGGggatcagaagaggaagacgatgCTTTGAATCAAGTTATGACGACGGACTCAATGCCCTCAACTCAGGCTTCTAGCTCTCATCCGGAGATGGCCTCATGGACCTCACCTAACTTCAGCACAGGAGGGCCTAGCCAATCTATCAAGCCTTGCCGCCTTAGATCGTATGTCATGTCATTTGATTCAGACACACTACAGAGGTATGCAACGGTTAGGTCAAAAGAGGCCTTTGGCATTATCGAGAAGCACACAGAGGCACTCTTTGGGAAACCAGAGGTTGTGATTACACCTGAAGGCACAGTTGATTCTTCCAAGGACGAACATATTAGGATCAGCTTCGCCGGGCTGAGAAGGCTGATCCTAGAGGCTGTTACTTTCGGATCCTTCCTCTGGGATGTTGAGAGCTTTGTGGACTCCAGGTACCATTTCGTGACCAACTAA
- the LOC101781190 gene encoding UV-B-induced protein At3g17800, chloroplastic isoform X2 has protein sequence MEAAAAAALRSPTAAAAGPSRRPAAPGASSLHFDRRRGFAFGSKLNSRTKRRSSVVRASWSPSESLPPSSSIAPLRMESPAGQLLSQILHTHPHLLPAAAEQQLQQLQTDREAEKDKDKESGAGEKPAPASGDLVLYRRIAEVKEKERRRALEEILYALVVQKFVEAGVSLVPALSHSIDSSGRVDQWAETVEERLQRLHSPEAYEMIENHLDLILGQRQGDATIAAISKLRVGQVYAASVMYGYFLKRVDQRFQLEKSMKSLPWGSEEEDDALNQVMTTDSMPSTQASSSHPEMASWTSPNFSTGGPSQSIKPCRLRSYVMSFDSDTLQRYATVRSKEAFGIIEKHTEALFGKPEVVITPEGTVDSSKDEHIRISFAGLRRLILEAVTFGSFLWDVESFVDSRYHFVTN, from the exons ATggaggcagcagcagccgcggcGCTCAggtcgcccaccgccgccgccgccggcccctcgcggcggcccgcggcgccgggcgcgaGCTCGCTCCACTTCGACCGGAGGCGCGGCTTCGCCTTCGGCTCCAAG CTCAACTCTAGGACCAAGAGGCGAAGTAGTGTGGTCAGGGCCTCCTGGTCCCCCTCGGAGTCCctgccgccgtcctcgtcgATCGCGCCGCTCAGGATGGAATCGCCGGCGGGGCAGCTCCTCTCGCAGATCCTGCACACGCACCCGCAcctcctgcccgccgccgccgagcagcagctccagcagcTCCAGACCGACCGCGAGGCTGAGAAAGACAAGGACAAGGAGAGCGGTGCAGGTGAGAAGCCGGCTCCAGCAAGTGGCGACCTGGTGCTGTACAG GCGGATTGCTGAAGTAAAGGAAAAGGAGCGGAGAAGGGCCTTGGAGGAGATACTCTACGCACTGGTTGTTCAGAAGTTTGTTGAAGCTGGTGTTTCTTTGGTTCCAGCTCTCTCGCACTCCATTGATTCTTCTGGAAGAGTTGACCAGTGGGCAGAAACTGTGGAAGAAAGGCTTCAGCGTTTGCACTCGCCCGAGGCCTATGAAATGATTGAGAACCATCTTGATCTCATTCTGGGGCAGCGTCAAGGTGATGCCACCATTGCGGCCATAAGTAAGCTTCGAGTTGGCCAAGTCTATGCTGCATCTGTGATGTATGGTTATTTCCTCAAGAGAGTCGATCAGAGATTTCAGCTCGAGAAGTCGATGAAGAGCCTCCCTTGGggatcagaagaggaagacgatgCTTTGAATCAAGTTATGACGACGGACTCAATGCCCTCAACTCAGGCTTCTAGCTCTCATCCGGAGATGGCCTCATGGACCTCACCTAACTTCAGCACAGGAGGGCCTAGCCAATCTATCAAGCCTTGCCGCCTTAGATCGTATGTCATGTCATTTGATTCAGACACACTACAGAGGTATGCAACGGTTAGGTCAAAAGAGGCCTTTGGCATTATCGAGAAGCACACAGAGGCACTCTTTGGGAAACCAGAGGTTGTGATTACACCTGAAGGCACAGTTGATTCTTCCAAGGACGAACATATTAGGATCAGCTTCGCCGGGCTGAGAAGGCTGATCCTAGAGGCTGTTACTTTCGGATCCTTCCTCTGGGATGTTGAGAGCTTTGTGGACTCCAGGTACCATTTCGTGACCAACTAA
- the LOC101781866 gene encoding probable histidine kinase 4, with product MRKAEEGLVSMCEERARMLQDQFAVSVNHVHALAILVATFHYEKHPPALDQDTFADYTARTSFERPLLSGVAYAQRVVHADRESFERQQGWIIKTMKHEPSPVQDEYAPVIYSQETVSYIEGLDMMSGEEDRENILRSRASGKAVLTRPFRLMSNHLGVVLTFPVYRDDLPSDAKEEDRVTATAGYLGGAFDVESLVENLLRQLAGNQELVVNVYDVTNNSNPLVMYGSEVPLGNPSPSHICMLDFGDPYRKHHMICRYRNKPHVPWSAITTPSGVFVIFMLVGYILYAAWSRYDNVKEDCRKMEELKKRAEAADVAKSQFLATVSHEIRTPMNGVLGMLDMLLDTDLKSTQRDYAQTAQVCGKALISLINEVLDRAKIEAGKLDLESVPFDLRSILDDVISLFSSKSREKGIELAVYVSERVPEILLGDPGRFRQIITNLVGNSIKFTERGHIFVQVHLADHSNLATEAKVEPVANGMNGHKDETTAVATSVSRNTLSGFEAADSRNSWENFKLLLSYEKNEMPYENVSDKVTLVVSVEDTGIGIPLDAQGKVFTPFMQADSSTSRTYGGTGIGLSISKCLVEIMGGQINFVSRPHVGSTFTFTAVLQRCDRRAISDSKPVMLHPLPSSFQGLSALLVDRRPVRATVTKYHLQRLGITSEVVATTELALGVLFGRNGHSLTSTKLPCMLLIESDSWSSKMDVSLRSRLLEMKQNGHKPVLPKIILLAAAESDKLKANYAVDSVITKPLKASTLAACLFQALGITQTQPNHEKRDSTGSLRGLLLGKSILVVDDNKVNLRVAAGTLKKFGAKVECVESGKDALALLKVPYKFDLCLMDIQMPEMDGFEATRQIRAMEAKVNEEQADAGDDSEADGATRAVKWHLPVLAMTADVIQATHEECTKCGMDGYVTKPFEEKQLFQAVQKFLDPGNMSS from the exons ATGCGCAAGGCCGAGGAGGGGCTCGTCAGCATGTGCGAGGAGCGCGCGCGCATGCTGCAGGACCAGTTCGCCGTCTCCGTCAACCACGTCCACGCCCTCGccatcctcgtcgccacctTCCACTACGAGAAGCACCCGCCCGCGCTCGACCAG GACACGTTCGCGGACTACACCGCCAGGACGTCGTTCGAGCGGCCGCTGCTGAGCGGGGTGGCGTACGCGCAGCGGGTGGTGCACGCCGACAGGGAGAGCTTCGAGCGCCAGCAGGGGTGGATCATCAAGACAATGAAGCACGAGCCGTCCCCGGTGCAGGACGAGTACGCGCCGGTCATCTACTCGCAGGAGACCGTCTCCTACATCGAGGGGCTCGACATGATGTCCGGCGAG GAGGACCGTGAGAACATTTTGAGGTCAAGAGCATCAGGGAAGGCGGTTCTCACGAGACCGTTCCGGCTCATGTCGAACCACCTGGGTGTTGTACTGACTTTTCCTGTTTATCGCGATGATCTTCCATCTGATGCCAAGGAGGAGGATCGTGTTACGGCCACCGCTGG GTACCTTGGGGGAGCTTTTGATGTAGAATCATTAGTGGAAAATTTGTTGAGGCAGCTAGCTGGCAATCAGGAACTGGTGGTAAATGTTTATGATGTCACAAACAACTCAAACCCTCTTGTCATGTATGGATCCGAAGTTCCTCTTGGTAACCCCTCACCATCGCACATCTGCATGCTAGATTTTGGCGACCCATACAGAAAGCACCATATGATTTGCAG ATACAGAAACAAGCCTCATGTCCCATGGTCTGCAATTACTACCCCATCTGGTGTATTTGTCATATTTATGCTTGTGGGCTACATACTCTATGCTGCTTGGAGTCGCTATGATAATGTTAAGGAAGATTGCCGAAAGATGGAGGAGCTGAAAAAGCGGGCAGAAGCAGCTGATGTTGCTAAATCTCAG TTCCTTGCAACTGTTTCTCATGAGATCAGAACGCCCATGAATGGTGTCCTAG GAATGCTTGACATGCTGTTAGACACAGACCTAAAGTCTACCCAGAGGGATTATGCACAAACCGCTCAAGTCTGTGGAAAGGCTTTAATATCCCTGATTAATGAAGTGCTCGACAGAGCGAAAATTGAAGCTGGAAAGTTGGATCTTGAGTCTGTACCATTTGATCTGAGATCCATCCTTGATGATGTCATTTCGTTATTTTCTTCAAAGTCAAGAGAGAAGGGAATTGAG CTTGCTGTATATGTATCGGAAAGAGTTCCTGAAATCTTGTTGGGTGATCCCGGAAGGTTTCGACAGATAATTACAAATTTAGTGGGCAACTCAATTAAG TTCACAGAACGGGGACATATTTTTGTACAAGTTCATCTGGCAGATCACTCAAATCTTGCAACAGAAGCCAAAGTTGAACCAGTTGCAAATGGGATGAATGGACATAAAGATGAGACAACTGCCGTAGCAACCAGTGTTTCTCGCAACACACTAAGTGGTTTTGAAGCGGCTGATAGCCGAAATAGTTGGGAAAACTTCAAGCTTTTGCTTTCTTATGAGAAAAATGAGATGCCCTATGAAAATGTATCTGATAAAGTGACTCTCGTAGTAAGTGTCGAAGATACAGGGATAGGTATACCATTGGATGCCCAAGGCAAGGTGTTCACGCCTTTCATGCAAGCTGATAGTTCAACTTCTAGGACATACGGTGGTACTGGAATTGGACTGAGCATCAGCAAATGtcttgttgaaataatgggcggTCAGATAAACTTTGTCAGCCGACCCCATGTTGGCAGCACATTCACATTTACTGCAGTTCTCCAAAGATGTGACAGAAGAGCTATTAGTGACAGTAAGCCTGTCATGTTGCACCCTCTTCCATCCAGTTTTCAAGGTTTATCTGCACTGTTGGTTGATAGAAGACCAGTAAGAGCTACCGTAACTAAGTATCACTTGCAAAGGCTGGGAATTACCTCCGAAGTTGTCGCTACCACTGAACTGGCTCTTGGTGTGTTGTTTGGGAGAAATGGCCATTCCCTAACCAG CACGAAGCTACCATGCATGCTGTTGATTGAAAGTGATTCATGGAGCTCAAAGATGGATGTTTCCCTACGATCTAGACTCCTGGAGATGAAGCAGAATGGTCACAAACCCGTATTACCCAAAATTATCCTTCTCGCAGCTGCAGAATCAGACAAATTGAAAGCAAACTATGCAGTTGATTCTGTGATCACCAAGCCTCTGAAAGCAAGCACACTTGCCGCTTGTCTATTCCAAGCACTTGGTATCACACAGACACAGCCGAACCATGAGAAACGCGACAGCACAGGTTCTCTTCGTGGGTTGCTTCTTGGCAAGAGCATATTGGTGGTTGATGACAACAAGGTAAACCTTAGAGTGGCTGCTGGCACATTAAAGAAATTTGGAGCAAAGGTGGAGTGCGTGGAGAGTGGAAAAGATGCTCTAGCCCTCCTAAAAGTCCCATATAAGTTTGATCTTTGCCTTATGGACATTCAGATGCCTGAAATGGACGG GTTTGAGGCGACCAGGCAAATACGTGCAATGGAAGCGAAGGTGAATGAGGAGCAGGCAGACGCCGGTGATGATTCAGAAGCAGACGGCGCGACAAGGGCGGTGAAATGGCACTTGCCGGTCCTTGCAATGACAGCCGATGTCATCCAAGCCACCCACGAGGAGTGCACGAAGTGCGGGATGGATGGGTACGTCACGAAACCCTTCGAGGAGAAGCAGCTCTTCCAGGCGGTGCAGAAGTTCTTGGACCCTGGCAACATGTCAAGCTAA